The following nucleotide sequence is from Azospirillum brasilense.
ACGACGTCAACCGGGAGACCGCCCCCGAGAAGCCCTGAGGCGTTTTACGCCTCGGCCGGCCCGCGCAGCGTCCGCCACGCGCAGATCGCCGCGTAATAGGCGCTGCTGGCCAGCCAGACGTACCAGACGGCGTCGGGACGGTCCGGATACAGGACCACCAGCGCCGCGCTGGAGGCCAGCCACGCGCCGCTGACCAGAAGATTCAGGCGCATCCAGCGGCGCACCCGGAAGGGATGCAGGAACTTGACCGTCGTGAAGGTCAGCAGGCCGAGAACCAGCACCACCGAGGTGTTGATCCACGGGTCGAGCGCCAGAATCCACAAATAGAGCGCGACCACGTTCCAGATCGCCGGAAAGCCGACGAAGTAGTTGTCGCCGCTCTTCATCCCGGTGTTCGAGAAGCAGTAGAGCGACGTCATCATGATGAAGGCGGCCAGCGCGACGCCCAGCCCGTCCGGCAGCAGGCCGAAGCGGTACATGAAGACCGCCGGAACGACGACGTAGGTCAGATAATCGATCACGAGGTCCAGCGCCGACCCGTCGATGCCCGGCAGCACCTCCTTCACCGAGGCGCGGCGGGCCAGCGTGCCGTCCACCCCGTCGACGACCAGAGCCAGCCCCAGCCAGCCGAGGCACGCCTTGGCCTCGCCGTTGACGGCGGCAAGCAGGGCCAGCAGCCCAAGCACGACGCCGCTGCCCGTGAAGGCGTGCACCCCCCAGGCCGACAGCCGCCGCCCGATCCCATAACCGCCGTCGCTGTCGTCCTTGAACCCGCTGTCCACTGAGCGCCTCATCGTCCCGTTGGCGCCAACCTAGCCATACGGCGCGAAAAGTCCAAGCGGGTCGGTGCGTCCCCTGCAAGGAGGTCTCATGCGTCCGAATAGCCCTCTCCCCTCTGGGGAGAGGGGATATGGTCGACCTACTCAGCGGCGCGCACCGCAGCACCCGGCGCCTGGACGGGACCGGCAAAGGCCGGGCTGTCCCTCAGCGCGTCGGGCTTCGGGCCGCCGGTCGCCCAATCCAACAACTCGACCGTGTGGACGATGGGCAGCCCGGTCCCGGTGGCGATCTGGGTGATACAGCCGAGATTGCCGGCGGCGATGGCGGCGGCCTTCGTGCTCTCGATGTTGCGGACCTTGCGGTCGCGCAACTGAACGGCGATCTCCGGCTGAAGCATGTTGTAAGTGCCGGCGGAACCGCAGCAGAGATGCGCCTCCGGGATCTCCTTCACCTCGAAACCGGCGCCGCGCAGCAGATTCTGCGGCGGGTCCTTGATGCGCTGGCCGTGCTGCATGGAACAGGCGGAGTGGTAGGCGATGGCCTGCCCCGTCTCGATCACCGGGGCGGACAGACCGATCTCCGCCAGGAACTCCGTCACGTCGCGGGCGATGGCCGCCACGCGCAGCGCCTTCGGCGCGTATTCCGCGTCCTCGCGGAACTGGTAGGCGTAGTCCTTCACCGTGGTTCCGCAGCCCGAGGTGTTGACGATGATGGCGTCCAGCCCCTCCCCGTCCATCTCGGCGATCCAGGCGTCGATGGTCTTCTTCGCGGCGGCATCGCTGAGGTCCGTCTTGCCCATGTGATGGGTCAGGGCGCCGCAACAGTCGGCCCCCTTGGCCACCACCACCTCGACCCCCTGGCGGTTCAGCAGGCGGATGGTCGCCTCGTTGATCTGCGGGGCCAACACCTGCTGGGCGCAGCCGACCAGCAGGGCGGCGCGCTTGCGGCACGGGCCGACCGCCGGGTGGCTGCCCGGACGGTCGCTGTGGCTCGGCCCCGGCACCGATTTCGGGGCCAGCGCCAGCAGCGCGCCCAGCCGTCCCGGCAGCAGCCCGGCGAAGGGCTTGCCGAACCAAGCGGCGATCAGGGCCAGCCGGAACAGCCGCGGGTTCGGCAGCACGCGCGCCAGCAGGGCGCGGATGGCGCGGTCGGCGGGCGGGCGGGCGTGGGTCGCCTCGATATGGGCGCGGGCGTGATCGACCAGATGCATGTAGTTGACGCCCGATGGGCAAGTCGTCATGCAGGACAGGCAGGAGAGGCAGCGGTCGACGTGCTTCACCTGATGCTCGGTGGGTGGCCCGCCCTTCTCCAGCATGTCCTTGATCTGGTAGATGCGACCGCGCGGGCTGTCCAACTCGTCGCCCAGCAGGACGTAGGTCGGACAGGTCGCCGTGCAGAAGCCGCAATGGACGCACTTGCGCAGAATCGCCTCGGAATCCCGGTAATCGGCGTTGGCGAGCTGGGTGAGCGTGAAGTTGGTCTGCATGGATGCCTTACACTCCCGCGTACATGCGGCCGGGATTCAGGATGCCGCAGGGATCGAAGCTTTCCTTCACCCGGCGGCTCAGCGCCATCACCGGGTCGGGCAGCGGGTGGAACACCTCCGCCATGATCCGCACGTCCTCGGGCGCGCGCACCAGAGTCGCGTGGCCGGCGGTGCCCAGCGCGCCGCGGATCGCGGAGGCGGCGTCGGGCGTCGGCGCCACCGCCGCCCAGATCAGACCGCCGCCCCAGTCGAAATACAGCTCCGCGTCGAGCGCCCAGCGGATCGACTCCGCCACGCGCGGCCCTTCGGAGGGCTGGACGGAGATTTTCCAGACGTGGCGGGAGTCGTCGCCCCCACCCCGGCCCTCCCCCGCTGACGCAGGGGAGGGAGTGGGCCCAAAATACGCCACGTCCCTGACTTCCTTCCACACCGCCCGCGACTCGTCCAGGTCGAGCACGGCGTCGGCGCCAAGCTCGTCCTTCAGCGCGGCGACACGGGCGGTGACGGACGGGCCGAAGCCTTCCACCCGCACCAGCGTGACCGCCCCGCCCGCCCCGGCGATCGCCCGCACCTGCGAGCGCGCCGCCACCGCGGCCGGCAGATGGGCGGCGCCGGACACATCGTAGGGGCTCTGCAGCGCCGCGGTCAGGGCCGCCACGGCCCCGGCGTCCTCGCGTCCGGTCAGCAGCAGCGTCCGGACGTCCTCCGGCGCCGGCAGCACCTTCACCGTCAGCTCGGTCAGGACGGTCAGCGTCCCGAAGGAGCCGGCCATCAGCTTGGGCACATCGTAGCCGGTGACGTTCTTCACCACCTTGCCGCCGCCCTTGTAGAGGTCGCCGCGCCCGTTCACCCCCTCGATGCCCAGCGTGTGGTCGCGGGCGGAGCCGGCGCTGATGCGCCTTGGCCCGGCCAGCCCGCTGGCGACCACCCCGCCCAGCGTCCCCTGCCCCTCCGGCCGTCCGAACAGCGGCCCGAGGTCCTGCGGCTCGAAGGCAAGCTGCTGCCGCCGCTCCGCCAGCATCGGCAGGATCTCGGCCATCGGCGTGCCGGCCCTGGCGGTCAGCACCAGCTCCTCCGCCTCGTAGGCGACGACCCCGGACAGGCCGGACAGGTCGAGGGTGTAGGCGGTCTGGATCGGACGCCCGAGGCCGCGCTTGGACCCCGAACCGGCGACGTCCAGCGGCGTCCCTTCCGATAAGGCCCAGCGCACCGCGTCGGCGGCCTGGACCGCCGAGTCGGGCTTGACGGTGGTCACGGTCATGCGGATGGCCTCAAAAGCGGGGGATGTCGGGGAAGCGCAGCTCCCCCTTGTGGATGTGCACGCGGCCCAGCTCGGCGCAGCGGTGCAGCTTGGGGAAGACCTTGCCGGGGTTCAGCAGCCCGTCGGGGTCGAAGGCGCATTTGATGCGCTGCTGCTGGTCGAGATCGACCTCGTCGAACTGGTCGGTCATCAGGTCGCGCTTCTCCACCCCCACGCCATGCTCGCCGGTCAGCACGCCGCCGACTTCCACGCACAGGCGCAGGATGTCGTTGCCGAAGGCCTCCGCCCGCTCCAGCTCGCCCGGCTTGTTGGCGTCGTAGAGGATCAGCGGGTGCAGGTTGCCGTCGCCCGCGTGGAAGACGTTGGCGACCCGCAGCGCGTAGCGGTCGGACATCTCCTGCATGCGGTGCAGCACCAGGGGCAGCGCCTTGCGCGGGATGGTGCCGTCCATGCAGTAGTAGTCGGGGCTGATGCGCCCCACCGCCGGGAAGGCCGCCTTGCGC
It contains:
- the pcsA gene encoding phosphatidylcholine synthase, with the translated sequence MDSGFKDDSDGGYGIGRRLSAWGVHAFTGSGVVLGLLALLAAVNGEAKACLGWLGLALVVDGVDGTLARRASVKEVLPGIDGSALDLVIDYLTYVVVPAVFMYRFGLLPDGLGVALAAFIMMTSLYCFSNTGMKSGDNYFVGFPAIWNVVALYLWILALDPWINTSVVLVLGLLTFTTVKFLHPFRVRRWMRLNLLVSGAWLASSAALVVLYPDRPDAVWYVWLASSAYYAAICAWRTLRGPAEA
- the glcF gene encoding glycolate oxidase subunit GlcF, which encodes MQTNFTLTQLANADYRDSEAILRKCVHCGFCTATCPTYVLLGDELDSPRGRIYQIKDMLEKGGPPTEHQVKHVDRCLSCLSCMTTCPSGVNYMHLVDHARAHIEATHARPPADRAIRALLARVLPNPRLFRLALIAAWFGKPFAGLLPGRLGALLALAPKSVPGPSHSDRPGSHPAVGPCRKRAALLVGCAQQVLAPQINEATIRLLNRQGVEVVVAKGADCCGALTHHMGKTDLSDAAAKKTIDAWIAEMDGEGLDAIIVNTSGCGTTVKDYAYQFREDAEYAPKALRVAAIARDVTEFLAEIGLSAPVIETGQAIAYHSACSMQHGQRIKDPPQNLLRGAGFEVKEIPEAHLCCGSAGTYNMLQPEIAVQLRDRKVRNIESTKAAAIAAGNLGCITQIATGTGLPIVHTVELLDWATGGPKPDALRDSPAFAGPVQAPGAAVRAAE
- the glcE gene encoding glycolate oxidase subunit GlcE — translated: MTVTTVKPDSAVQAADAVRWALSEGTPLDVAGSGSKRGLGRPIQTAYTLDLSGLSGVVAYEAEELVLTARAGTPMAEILPMLAERRQQLAFEPQDLGPLFGRPEGQGTLGGVVASGLAGPRRISAGSARDHTLGIEGVNGRGDLYKGGGKVVKNVTGYDVPKLMAGSFGTLTVLTELTVKVLPAPEDVRTLLLTGREDAGAVAALTAALQSPYDVSGAAHLPAAVAARSQVRAIAGAGGAVTLVRVEGFGPSVTARVAALKDELGADAVLDLDESRAVWKEVRDVAYFGPTPSPASAGEGRGGGDDSRHVWKISVQPSEGPRVAESIRWALDAELYFDWGGGLIWAAVAPTPDAASAIRGALGTAGHATLVRAPEDVRIMAEVFHPLPDPVMALSRRVKESFDPCGILNPGRMYAGV